Genomic segment of uncultured Desulfobacter sp.:
AAAGATCATCTTTTAAAAAACGTGGGGTGATAAGCAGACCCAATTTAGTGGATGGGCCACTGTATTTTTATTTGTCCGAGAACCATAACAGGTGAACAGCATGAACCCGCAAGAGGATTATAAACTTGTCAATATACAGCAAAAAGACCTTAAGCTTCGGACGCTTCGTCAGGAAATCCTTGTCAGTGAATCTGAAAAAGCGTTGGAACTGATTCTTGATGCACCATCACCGGCCACACTGATACAGTCTTTTCCGGATCAAGATCTTTATTATCTGATGCACAAAATAGGCCCCTATGATTTCATTCCAATTCTGTCCATAGCCAGATCAACACAATGGGAATATATCCTGGATGTGGAAGTTTGGGATGAGGACAGGCTGGATACCAGACTCATGACCCTGTCCTTTGACCTGCTGTTCCAGGCAGATCCTGAAAGATTTTTGCGATGGATAATGAAAGAGAAACCGGATTATTTTGAATTTTATCTGTTCAAAAACATGGATATTATCATCCGGGAGCATGACGAGGTACCTCCGGAGGATTTTGACGATTATATCACGCTTGATGATAAGTTCTATTTCAGGTTTCCGGATAAACCCAGAATGGCCGAAGAGGACAGGCCTGCGCACCAAAACGATCAGAATGCCTGGGAACTGATAGAAAAAATGGTCAGAACTGTTGCCGGAATGGACCTGTCTGTTTTTCATGGACTGCTGCTTGAAACCAGTGCCATACTGACGGCTGAAACCGAGGAGGAACAATTCCGTCTTAAAACCCTCAGACTTGCTGAAAAAGGGTTTTTGCCCGCCCATGAGGCGATCGGTATCTATCAACCGACCCAACTTCCTTTTCTTCGTAAGCGACCGCAAAAAGCCTTACCTGATAAGGATGCATTAAACTCCGACATCCCATTGCCGCCCCAGTTTTTTTCCCGGTTTCTTGAAGGGGACGATCTGTTTGTCAGAACTCTGGAATTGTTTGAACCGCCATTTTTACTTACGCTTGAATTCGAACTTGCCGCATTGATCAATAAAATAATTTCCGCTGACAGAATCAAACTCAGGGATAAGGAAGATCTTGAAAAAGCGATTTTAAAGGCGTGTGCCTATTTGAATATCGGTCTTGAAGTCATGCTTGAAAGAGACCCGTCACCCGAAAGAGCCAGGAGAATAATTCAGGAATATTTTCTTGAAGATATTTTCAGAACCGGGTCAAGGGCCTGCATTACACTAAAGACCAAGGCCGATAACTGGTTCAAACACAGTTTGATCAACACAAAAAATCTGCCATTGAGTTTTCTGGGGGAAATGTTTTTGGGGGTTATTGGCGGTCTTTTCATCGAAAGACCGCTTTATTACGATAATTATGTCACAGGAAAATTATACCGAAACTTCAAATCTATTTCAGATATTGCCCGAACCGAGAAGAACTTGAACCAGATCATTGCGCTTGATCAGGTTCTGGGTACCCTTGATGTGAACCTCAAATCGTTTAAAAAAGGGATCTTAACTTATAAAACACTTATTTTGACCCTGTGGGCAAGAAGCCGGTTAAACCTTTCATCAACACTTGAACCGATTCATATAAAGGTCTTTAAATCATTTTTTGCGGCGTTGTTTCCAAAATCAAAGGCTGAGGATTCCAGCGGGATTCAATTGGGAGACCTGGTTCTATGGATATCAGAAACAAGCGGTAAGGATGAAGTGCAACTGGGAGATTTTTTTGAGATCCTGACCGATTTGATAAACGAACTGAATGAGGAATACGCCGCAGTCGATCCTGAAAATATTGACCCCAGATTTATTCCCCATTTTTTATTAACGAACAAATAATGCTGTGGAAATGGCCACCATAAAGTTACCAATAATATGAGATACTTGTCTTGTCCGCACGATCAGATTCCAAAATAGTATTACTTGATATTTCTACCTATTGAAAGATAAAGTGCAAGTATGCCGTTTCGGCTGTCAAATTTACGGGTTCAGGAGATGCTTTCATGGTAAAAAAAGAAAAATCTGAAGCGAATCAAACCGCTCATCCGGTCATTGAAAAAAAATTTCCTATCGTTGGTATGGGCGCTTCTGCCGGCGGACTGGAAGCCTTTGAAGCCTTTTTCAGTGCCATGCCAAAGGACAGCGGCATGGCCTTTGTCCTGATCTCTCACCTGGACCCAACCCATACCAGCCTTATGCCGGAACTGATACAGAAAAGAACCCAGATGACAGTACTGCTGATCGAAGACGGCGTGCAGATTCAACCCAATACCGTATATGTCATCCCACCCAACAAGGATGTGGCGATATTAAACGGCGTTCTGCATCTCATGGATCTGCACCGCCCCAGGGGCTTTAATCTGCCCATTGATAATTTCTTTAAAAGCCTGGCTCTGGATCAGGGGGCCAATGCCGTCTGTATTATCCTGTCCGGCACCGGCAGTGACGGCAGCCTTGGATTAAAACAGATCAAGGGCGAACTTGGGATGGTTATGGTTCAGGATGAGGCCTCTGCCAAATATGACGGTATGCCCAGAAGTGCGCTTGCTACAGGACTTGCCGACTACGTTCTGCCCGTGGAAAAGATGCCGGAAGCACTGATGAAATATGCCCGGCACGCCATTATTGAACCCGGAAACAAGGTCGGTACGGATGAAAGAAAATTTCAAAAAGCCCTGCAGAAAATCTATATCCTCCTGCGGTCCCGGACCAATCAGGATTTTTCCCTTTATAAGAAAAATACCATTATCCGGCGGATTGAACGACGGATGAATGTCCACCAGATCAATGATATCAATGACTATGTCACCTATCTTGCAAAAAGCGAGCGAGAAGTCCATATCCTGTTCAAGGATCTTCTCATCGGTGTGACCTGTTTTTTCAGAGATCCCGAGGCCTTTGATGTTCTTCAGGAGAAGGTTTTACCCAACCTGCTTGTCAACAAACCCGAAGACGCCGGTGTCAGAATCTGGGTGCCGGGGTGCAGCACTGGTGAGGAAGCCTATTCCCTATCTATTGTGCTGCAGGAATGCATGGAGAAAATGAACCGGCATTTTACGATCCAGATCTTTGCCACTGATCTGGATGAAGATGCCATCAATGCCGCGAGATCCGGACTCTATCCCATCAGTATCGTGTCTGATGTCAATCCGAAAAGAATAAAACGCTTTTTCACCAGAGAGGACAGTTTCTTCAGGGTTAAAAAGGCCATCCGGGAAATGCTGGTCTTTGCACCACAAAACCTGATCAAGGACCCGCCCTTCACGAAGCTGGATATGCTCAGTTGCCGGAATCTTTTGATTTACCTCGGGCCCGAGTTGCAGAAAAAACTGCTCCCCATGTTTTATTACAGCCTGAAGCCTCATGGGATCCTGTTTTTGGGCTCGGCTGAGTCAGTCGGCCAGGAAGCCAATCTGTTTGAATATTCCGACAAGAAATGGAAAATATTCAGACGTCAGCCTCATCAGGAAAATGCCCGCCCGGCGTTGAACTTTCCCATTTCAGCTCCAAAGGAGATGGATAATTCCCTGGCGATAAAGACTCCGGACGCCGTCAAAAGGGCCGAAGAAATCGACGCCTTCATGCTGGTGGAAATTATCCTGCAGCAGAGTGATACCCCGCCCTGTGTGGTCATTGATGAAAAATCGGATATCGTTTATGTTCATGGCCGCACGGGTAAATATCTGGAGCCTGCTGCCGGCAGGATGTCCAATAATATCCTGGAAATGGCAAGACCCGGACTCAAGATTGCATTGGCGTCGGCCATCAGAAAGGCTGCCACACTCAGACATGAGGTGATTCAGAATGGAATTGATATCGAAAACAATGGCGGATTTATCACGATCAATCTGAAGGTAAAACCGATCCTCGAATATGGGGCTATCCGCGGCATGCTCATGGTTGTCTTCCATGATGTCGTCAAAACAAAAAAAACCAAAGCGTCCAGAGTTTCTCAAAAGACTCAGACGGTAATCCATCTTGAACAGGAGCTGCAGCATACCCGGGAAAATCTCCAGACCACCATTGAAGAACTGGAAACCTCCAATGAGGAACTCAAGTCCACCAATGAAGAACTTCAATCCACAAACGAAGAGCTGCAGTCCACCAACGAGGAACTGGAAACCTCAAAAGAAGAGCTTCAGTCCTTAAATGAGGAATCCGCCACGGTGAATGCCGAACTGCAGAGCCGGATCGATGAATTGTCCAACGCCAATGACGACATGAAGAACCTGCTGAATTCCACCCAGATCGGAACGATATTTTTAAATATGGATCTGGATATCCGGCGTTTCACCGACATGGCCACCCGGTTGATTCCCCTGGCAGTTACGGATATTGGCCGTCCCATCAGTCATTTCTCCTCGGAGCTGAAAGATTTTCAGCTGGCGGATCATGCCCGGCAGGTTCTCAAAGATCTGCTTACCCAGGAATTTGAGGTGGAAAGCCTGGACGGCCAGTTTTTCAGGACCCGGATCATGCCCTACCGTACCATGCAGAATGTCATTGACGGGGTGGTTGTGACCTTTGAAGATATTACGGAGTTCAAGAAATTCCGCTCGACTGCCCAGCGGTTGTCCGTGATGATGAATTCATCGGAAGCCGTCATCATCCAGGATAAAGACGGTACCATTACCTTCTGGAATACAGGGGCTGAAAAATTGTATGGATTCACCGAGGCAGAAGCGCTGACCATGAATTTCTGTCATCTGGTACCGGAAGATCAGGAAGAATCCTTCCGTTCCTTCATGAAGACTGTAATCTCAGGTGAACGTTCTTCTGTCTTTAAAACCCGGCGACTTTCCAAAAACAAGACACCCGTAACCGTAGGGATTACCGCAGCAGCTCTCAGGGATGAAAAAAGCGGTATCAACAGCATGATCACGATTGAAAGGGATATCAAAGAATGACCCATCCTGCGAAAAGATTAAAGGCGCCCATTAAAACGTGAAGGTGTGCATATGAAAGAGAACAAAAAAGTCCAGGGCAAGTTCAATCAACTGCGCAGACAAGCTGAAGAATTAATCAGAGGCAAGGCGTTTACCTCTCCGGTGGTTGATGAAGATCCCATAAAACTCATCCACGAACTCCAAACCTATCAGATCGAACTGGAACTGCAGAATGAAGAACTGAAACGTTCCCAGCAGGACCTGATGGAGACCCAGGTGAAATATACACGGCTTTATGATTTTTCACCTGTGGGGTATCTGTCCCTGAGTTTAAAGGGCGTGGTTTTAAATGCAAATTTAACGGTTGCCGAGATGCTGTCGACAGAAAGAAGTCTCCTGCTGGAAAGGCCGCTGTCAGACCATATTGTTTTTGAGGATCAGGATATCTTTTACCGGCACTTAAACGAACTGGCAGGGTCCAGAAAAAGACACCTCTGCGAGCTGCACATGAAAAATACAGAGGGCAGTATATTTGATGTACAGTTGGAAAGCACGCTTATTAAGGATGAAGAAAAGGGATCGATTCAGGTCCGGACCGTGGCCACAGATATTTGCGAGCGCAGGCAGGCAGAAGAGAAACTCCGGCAGTTTAAAAGCATCGTGTATAGTTCCTTTGACCTGATGGCCCTGATTGACACCCAGTTCAGATATCTTGCCGTTAATGAAACCTATTTGAATTTTCATGATAAAACCAGAGGTGAGGTCATCGGGCATTCGATATCTGACATTTTCAACGAAGCGTTTTTCATTGAAACGATCAAACCCAATGCCGAAAAATGTATGAACGGACACAATGTCCGCTACAGCGAATGGTTTGAATCCCCCGCCATGGGACGCCGGTACCTCGATGTTGAGTACTCACCGTACACAGGGAAAGACAAAAAGATCAAGGGGTTTGTTGTCAACGCACGTGACAGCACCGATCTCAAACAGGGCCGCAGCTTATTGGAAAGGAACAAGCTTCAATTGGAGACCGTCCTTAACAATATTGGATTGTCCATCTACATTACGGATATAGATTCAAATGAGATCCTTTTTATGAACAAATACCTGAAACAGCATTATCCGAAAGACCTGACCGGCGAGATCTGCTGGAAATCGTTTCATGAAAATCAGAACGGCCCCTGCGACTACTGCAAAAAGGAAAAATTGACAGACTCAGTTGGGAAGCCTCTGGCACCCTTTATATCGGAGGTTTACAACAAAGAACAAAACACATGGCAGGAAAAGAATGATTCGGCTATCCCATGGACAGACGGCACGATTGTGCATCTCTGTATTGCAACGGACATTACGGAGCGAAAGCGGTTCGAAGAAAAACAAAAACAGATAGAAAAAAATCTTGAAAAAAAAGTGAAGGTAAGGACTGCGGAACTGGAAGATATGAATGCAGCCCTGAAGGTTCTGTTGCAAAAAAGACAGGACGATAAAGGGGAGATGGAAGACAGGATTTTTACCAATAATAGGTTATTAATTTCCCCTCTTCTTGATAACCTGAAAAAAAGTCTTTCGCGGGAACACGACAGGGAAATGATAGATATCCTGGAAGCAGAGTTGAAAAACCTGATATCGCCATTTTCAAAAAAATTGTCTGACCAGATGATAAATTTGACCCCCACGGAAATTCATGTTGCCAATCTTATTAAAGCCGGAAAAATCAATAAAGAAATAGCATCTTTGTTGAACTCCTCCGTTCATACCATAGCCCGGCACCGGGAGAATATCCGGAAAAAAACAGGCTTGAAGAATAAAAAAACAAATCTTCGGACATTCCTGATGACCCTGGATTAAATTAGGCGGACATTAACTTGAACCGGGGTTGCCATTTTTATTAATATTGTATGCCAGATGTTGGCCACTCACCTCGGAAACCCTTATGGCCACTTCGAATAATCGGGTTTTTAAAAAATGAGAGGCTATAAAATCAGCAACTTATGAACCGAATCCTTCAAAAAACAAGCATTATTAGAGGTAGCCTTATGAATAAAGGGCGGTGGTGGGTTCAACTCCCGTGTCTCCTAAATTTAAAAAACTTGTTGAGGTTGTCTTCCATGAGAAGGCAAGTCAAGTGTTCGATTTACGAACATCATTTTTTTGTGGGCGTTAATTTAACCTGTCCTTCGCAAAAATTAATCCGTGGTAAATTTGTCGAAAAAATATTCTCCTCTGTGCAGCGATTGAATGAAATATCCACTGTCCAGTTTATTTGAAAAGACGGATTCAATGTGAAATTTTTAATTGAGGTCGATTCTGAGCACAGATCAGCAAAGACCGTTCGATGCTTTTGATATCAGAACGATTTGAGTTTTCAGGCCGCTTTCTTCCACTCGTATCGATGATGTAATCCACCAATACGCGGCAAATCAATTATCTTGCATTTGCCGACAGGTCTGGGTTGGATCGGCCGACCGTTGGGCGTATTTTTTCCAAGGCTCAAATGTGTTCTGTCGTTATGATAATATTGGAAATACGCGCAAAGAATGTTTTTATGATTTTTCAAGAAAATCCGCCAGGTTTGAGACGGCTTTGACTTCGGCGGATGTCGGGGCATCAGGTTCGATACGGTTCGTTCGGAAACCTCGAACCCGAGGCTGAGCAATTCCCCATGAATCCTGGGCGCACCCCAGTTTGGAATGGCTGCAGCCATCCTCCTGACCAGATCACGGATTTCACGACTGACTTGAGGCCTTCCCGGGCCTTTGGATTTGAATTTCCAGAGAAGTTTGAAACCCTTGCGATGCCAATAGACAACAGTATCCGGCTTTACAATGATGAGAGATTTACGCCAAGGAGTCCAAATTCGGAAAAGCAAACCCCAGAAGAGCCGATCCACCATTCGAATTTTCGGCCGCTTGTTCGTCCTTTTCATTACGGCCAATTGGTGGCGAAGCGCAAAGTTTTCGGCAGCGAGATTCGAAGTGACTTTGAACTTCAGCCATATGAATAAAACAAAATTTCCAAGCATTTTCATCATGACTCCAACTCGGCAGGCGTATACAAATTTGTCAATGATTTCAGAAAGTACGAATACTTGTGAAGGACAGGAACGACCCAGAAAGTGTTGCATGGCCTGAAAAATACACCATTGTTAATCTTTGATTAATAGGAAACCAAATAAGGAAGGTCACTGGGTGTTTCGCCGCTGCTCGCATACGGAAACTTCCGGGAGCATCAAAGCCGGCTCCAAACCGAGGCCCAAGCCCTGGCCAAAACCTGAAATGTAGATGATAGAAACAGATCGTATATGATCATGTGGCCATATGCGATCTGTTTCTATGATGGTTTTCTTCTCCGGCCATGATCCACTGATGTAATTATTCTCTGATGATTTAACAGACTAAGACGAAAAATCAAAATTTGTTATGTTTGGTCCGAAACTTGAATAGGTTATGTTTGGCCCGAAACTTGAGGTTAAATGTGGAGGTTATTCTAAAATGAAAGAACATTCTAAAAAAGTACGACCAATTGCCGTGCCGGTCTGGCTGATTATGAAACCTGCCATAAGTCCGCCTTTTATTGTTACGCCAAAGCATAGAAAGAAAACCAACGGGCTGTTCCCTTCAAATCGGGACCCGTTTCATAAATATTCATCACAAGAAATAAGGAGAAATATATGAAAACAAATTTGGGGTTGTGGATAGATCATCGCAAGGCTGTGATTGTGACAGTTTCGGGCAAGGGGGAGGAAACAAACGTTATCGAGTCAAAAGCAGAAAAACAGGCCGGACGGTTTGACGGGGTACGTTCGACTGCCCCGTATGAATCTCAAAAGGTTCAAGCGGATGGCAGACAGGATATAAAATTTGTCGATCAACTCAATATCTACTACGATGAGATCATTTCGATTCTTCGTGACGCTGATTCCATTTTGCTTTTTGGCCCTGGAGAGGCAAAAGGTGAGCTGAAGAAACGTTTAGAAGATGCCCATCTTGATAGCCTCATCCAAGCTGTGGAAACAGTTGATCAGATGACAGATCGCCAGATTGCAGCCAAAGTC
This window contains:
- a CDS encoding DUF6178 family protein, with the protein product MNPQEDYKLVNIQQKDLKLRTLRQEILVSESEKALELILDAPSPATLIQSFPDQDLYYLMHKIGPYDFIPILSIARSTQWEYILDVEVWDEDRLDTRLMTLSFDLLFQADPERFLRWIMKEKPDYFEFYLFKNMDIIIREHDEVPPEDFDDYITLDDKFYFRFPDKPRMAEEDRPAHQNDQNAWELIEKMVRTVAGMDLSVFHGLLLETSAILTAETEEEQFRLKTLRLAEKGFLPAHEAIGIYQPTQLPFLRKRPQKALPDKDALNSDIPLPPQFFSRFLEGDDLFVRTLELFEPPFLLTLEFELAALINKIISADRIKLRDKEDLEKAILKACAYLNIGLEVMLERDPSPERARRIIQEYFLEDIFRTGSRACITLKTKADNWFKHSLINTKNLPLSFLGEMFLGVIGGLFIERPLYYDNYVTGKLYRNFKSISDIARTEKNLNQIIALDQVLGTLDVNLKSFKKGILTYKTLILTLWARSRLNLSSTLEPIHIKVFKSFFAALFPKSKAEDSSGIQLGDLVLWISETSGKDEVQLGDFFEILTDLINELNEEYAAVDPENIDPRFIPHFLLTNK
- a CDS encoding PAS domain S-box protein yields the protein MKENKKVQGKFNQLRRQAEELIRGKAFTSPVVDEDPIKLIHELQTYQIELELQNEELKRSQQDLMETQVKYTRLYDFSPVGYLSLSLKGVVLNANLTVAEMLSTERSLLLERPLSDHIVFEDQDIFYRHLNELAGSRKRHLCELHMKNTEGSIFDVQLESTLIKDEEKGSIQVRTVATDICERRQAEEKLRQFKSIVYSSFDLMALIDTQFRYLAVNETYLNFHDKTRGEVIGHSISDIFNEAFFIETIKPNAEKCMNGHNVRYSEWFESPAMGRRYLDVEYSPYTGKDKKIKGFVVNARDSTDLKQGRSLLERNKLQLETVLNNIGLSIYITDIDSNEILFMNKYLKQHYPKDLTGEICWKSFHENQNGPCDYCKKEKLTDSVGKPLAPFISEVYNKEQNTWQEKNDSAIPWTDGTIVHLCIATDITERKRFEEKQKQIEKNLEKKVKVRTAELEDMNAALKVLLQKRQDDKGEMEDRIFTNNRLLISPLLDNLKKSLSREHDREMIDILEAELKNLISPFSKKLSDQMINLTPTEIHVANLIKAGKINKEIASLLNSSVHTIARHRENIRKKTGLKNKKTNLRTFLMTLD
- a CDS encoding chemotaxis protein CheB is translated as MVKKEKSEANQTAHPVIEKKFPIVGMGASAGGLEAFEAFFSAMPKDSGMAFVLISHLDPTHTSLMPELIQKRTQMTVLLIEDGVQIQPNTVYVIPPNKDVAILNGVLHLMDLHRPRGFNLPIDNFFKSLALDQGANAVCIILSGTGSDGSLGLKQIKGELGMVMVQDEASAKYDGMPRSALATGLADYVLPVEKMPEALMKYARHAIIEPGNKVGTDERKFQKALQKIYILLRSRTNQDFSLYKKNTIIRRIERRMNVHQINDINDYVTYLAKSEREVHILFKDLLIGVTCFFRDPEAFDVLQEKVLPNLLVNKPEDAGVRIWVPGCSTGEEAYSLSIVLQECMEKMNRHFTIQIFATDLDEDAINAARSGLYPISIVSDVNPKRIKRFFTREDSFFRVKKAIREMLVFAPQNLIKDPPFTKLDMLSCRNLLIYLGPELQKKLLPMFYYSLKPHGILFLGSAESVGQEANLFEYSDKKWKIFRRQPHQENARPALNFPISAPKEMDNSLAIKTPDAVKRAEEIDAFMLVEIILQQSDTPPCVVIDEKSDIVYVHGRTGKYLEPAAGRMSNNILEMARPGLKIALASAIRKAATLRHEVIQNGIDIENNGGFITINLKVKPILEYGAIRGMLMVVFHDVVKTKKTKASRVSQKTQTVIHLEQELQHTRENLQTTIEELETSNEELKSTNEELQSTNEELQSTNEELETSKEELQSLNEESATVNAELQSRIDELSNANDDMKNLLNSTQIGTIFLNMDLDIRRFTDMATRLIPLAVTDIGRPISHFSSELKDFQLADHARQVLKDLLTQEFEVESLDGQFFRTRIMPYRTMQNVIDGVVVTFEDITEFKKFRSTAQRLSVMMNSSEAVIIQDKDGTITFWNTGAEKLYGFTEAEALTMNFCHLVPEDQEESFRSFMKTVISGERSSVFKTRRLSKNKTPVTVGITAAALRDEKSGINSMITIERDIKE